GAGATGCACTCGCACCATTCCTGAACGATCGAGGCTACGTTGTCATTGACGACGAGCGAAAACGAACGGGCGTGGCCATTCAGCAGTTCATCAGTCTCCGCACTCCCGATGGCCAGGTACTGAGCATGCGCGTCCGACTGTGCTGGCGGCGCGATGGACGAAATCCCAACGAGAAGAAATACGCAGCGGCTCAGTTGGCGGCGCATCTGCGGAAAGGTGGATGGGATGCGACGCTGGAGCACATCACAACGAGAGATACGAAGCGCGGGCTCACTCACAATTTGCTCGTGCAGCGTGACGAAGGCGCCATTATCTTTGCCGCGCTCATTCCTATCGAAAGCCTCCATGCCATCTGGAGCCGCCAGCGCGAAGTCAGCGATGACCTGCAACGCCGTGAGTTGAAGGGACGAGCCAAGAAGAATCATGCTCAGAACGGCACCAGCCCGACTCTGTGGTTACAGGATGACCGGACACCTGACGGACACGAGGTGGCCGACGCACTGTGGCAGTGGCCGGGTGTGATCGATTTAGCCAAGCTCACTCCCCATGTAGTGGTCGACGATACCTACGACGACTGCCCGGCGCCGTACTATTCGTCTTTGGGTCGAGATGAAGGCGAGCGCGTGCCCGTGCTTCGCTCGGAGGTTCGTCGCGATCCGCATGTACGTCGAGCTGTACTCGAAAGGGCTGGGTTTGCGTGCGAGCGTGAGGATTGTGGCAAGCGCCGGGAATTCCCTGGCTTCCTGGATGTTCATCACATCTTAGGGGCCGAGAAATCAGACCGTGTATACAACTGCGTGGCCCTGTGCCCGTGCTGTCACCGCGAAGCGCACTATGCGCCAGATGCGGATGAACTCAACAAGCAGCTACTTACATATGCCAAGAGGTTCGGCTGAACCACTTTGCAGTGGGAGGCCCCTATCGTGCTCGGCGATTACGTCTCGTGGCAGGGCCGCTGCGTAATTGCACAGACTTGACCACCCATTTCCGCCTCTTTCAGGTGAGCCACCTAGAGGGGCCAGTGTGTTCGTAGCCTGGCTAGCTCTCGCTCTAATGCACACAACTCTTTGTTGAACACGGCCAATTCCTCAAGGCTGTATTCAATGCATTGCTGCGCACCGGAGGGAAGTCCAATGACATTGACGATCTTGTGACGGTGCGCCTCGACGCCCCATCGACCGTGGGCCATCTGATTGCGCCGCACCCGAGCGGCATGCATATGCTCAATCCATCGTTCATAGGCCGCACGGCGTTTGGAGCCGGCGGGTAACCTCTCTGCAACTTGGGTCGAAAGCGTTTCGAGCTTCGTATGGATGTTCTGCCCTTCGATCGATTTCGATAAAGTTTCCAACTTTGTGCCGTTGTCCAACCACGCCAAGCAGAGCCCTAAATTCACATCGATGTATGAGAACGCGAAGAGCATCTGTCCGAGTAACAATGCAGCCTCAGCTTGCATCGCCTCTTGACGTGCCATCAGTTGTCCAGCTGTTTCGATCGGGTCAGGCGTTGAATTAGGTTCCAAGGCTTTCTCGCATTCGTAGTCTGGGTGATGCAGAGTTCAGCACATTATTCCGTAGGTCTGCTCCTGGCCGTTCTCTGCCGGTCGTCACTACCACATGCTGGTCAAGTCGAATGCAAACGGTTGGTCAGCGCGAATGCAATTGACTGGTCAACGGCAATGCAAATGGGTGGTCAAGTCCGTGCAATTATGCAGCCGCTGCCTGAAAAACCTTAGCGTACGATTTTTTCCGAATTCTGTAGGCTCCCCTATTGATTCGTACATACGGATAACTGCGCCGGAACCTGCAGACTTTGCTGTGGAGCACAACGTGACCATGCATAGGACTAAATCTCGCCTACATACCATGCCGAATCATGGTATAGCTTTCACATTTGCGGATAAAAAAATACCCCTCAAAGAGGGGTACTGATGCAGTAACTGCCTGAAAAAGCCCTAACTATGTATTCCCCGGTGGGGGGAATAAGCAATGCAGGCCTTTTTTGTGTACGTCAATTTTGAAATCGAATGTCCTCTTTGAGGTAGCGCGCCAGCTCAGCTTGTCGCTGGCAGCCCATGAGCAGCCAAAGCAGAATCCTGGCTTTGCGCGGGCAGAGAAAGCCAGCCATCGATGCACCTTTACGGATCAGATCCATTTCGCTACCCATAAAACCGTATGAAGATTGTGCGGTGGAGCCAGAACCGGTCCGGGTCGCGATGATGACGGGGATTCTTTCTGCGATTTTTTCCACGATGTCAGCCCAACTCTTTGAGAGGTGTCCTGCGCCGAAAGCGGAGATCACCAGCCCGTCGTAGCCCAGCTCAAGGATGTTTTCCAATAACAGGGTGTCAGCAGAAAGCGTCGCTTGCAGCAGAGCAATTTTCTGAGTGGTTTTTTTTGGCAAGGGTAAGACCCTCCGTTGGGCCGGTTGGCGTAGATAACGGACGGTTTCTTCTACCAGCATGCCTGCCGGACCAAAGATGGGAGAGGAAAACGCCTGCAGCGCCAAAGAATCGGTTTTGCGGACGACGCTCGCTTGGTGAATTTGTCCGTTCATGACCACTTGGACGCCTCGCCGACGGCTGTTTTCAGCCAATGCGACTCGGCAAGCATCCAACAGATTCGCCGGGCCCTCGGCTCCCGTCTGGGCAGCCGAACGCATGGCACCAGTCAGCACCAGCGGTTCGTCGTGGTCCCACAAGTGGTCGAAAAATGTTGCTGTTTCTTCAAGGGTGTCAGTTCCCTGAGTGATGACAACACCCACTGCGCCTTGCTTGATTTGGAAATTTGCCCAGGAAAGGACGCTCAGCAAGAATTCGAAATCCAGTGAAGCACTTGGCAGCAGCCCGAGAGTCTCAACGGTGACCCGTGCCAATGTCATTATTTGCGGTGCGGAGGTCAGCAGGGTTTCGCCGCTGATGGTCGGGAAAACACCTTCTTCGGCGTTCCTGGCTTGCATGCTCACTGTACCGCCGAGCGCCGCGATGGCCAGTTTGGGCTGGTCCATGTGATACCTCACTTGCTTGTGATGAGAAGTCGGCTGTATCCGGAGCTGAGTCCGTGATACAGCCCGATGGCGGCATTTGTCAGTCGGCTATCAGCAGTCCGATAAACGGAATGATGAGCAGAGTACTGATGGCCATAGACAGGACATTACCGATGAAGGGATGCATGTCGGCCGGCAACCGCTTGGCGATTGCGCACGCCAGTGGTGGCGCAATCAGTGCCCCCAGCAATGCGCTTGAGGCGATGACCTGCCAACTGCCGCCGTACGTCAGAACGGCTGCCGGCACGACTGACACCAGCGGAACGTAAGTGGGATACCAGCCGCGCAACATCCATTGCCGACGCCAGATCACCACCCCTAACGCCGAGGTCAACGCCTGCGCGGCGATCAGTTGTGGCAGCAAGCCCGTGCCGTACACCGGGCTCGTCGGGTTCAAGGTGTAAGCCAGCAAGGCCCCCACGATCAAGCCGAGGCTGGCCCATTCATTGCCAAAGAATGGCGCTTCCGAAAAGTCCGCCAAAATCCGGCGCAGACTCCAGAAGACGCCGTAGTCAGGTGTCTTGGTGATGGCGGATGCGGACGGCGACTCCGATGGCTTCTCGGGTGAGTCGGACTTCACCAGGCTCGGCAGGTAACGGCAGAGCAGAAACGCGCCGACGCTGGCGATTGCCATACCCGAGACATTGCCAATTACGGCTGGCAAGCCCAT
This genomic stretch from Pseudomonas wuhanensis harbors:
- a CDS encoding HNH endonuclease signature motif containing protein, which codes for MSKGDRLFRGPESHAAEKLSRDALAPFLNDRGYVVIDDERKRTGVAIQQFISLRTPDGQVLSMRVRLCWRRDGRNPNEKKYAAAQLAAHLRKGGWDATLEHITTRDTKRGLTHNLLVQRDEGAIIFAALIPIESLHAIWSRQREVSDDLQRRELKGRAKKNHAQNGTSPTLWLQDDRTPDGHEVADALWQWPGVIDLAKLTPHVVVDDTYDDCPAPYYSSLGRDEGERVPVLRSEVRRDPHVRRAVLERAGFACEREDCGKRREFPGFLDVHHILGAEKSDRVYNCVALCPCCHREAHYAPDADELNKQLLTYAKRFG
- a CDS encoding asparaginase, with protein sequence MDQPKLAIAALGGTVSMQARNAEEGVFPTISGETLLTSAPQIMTLARVTVETLGLLPSASLDFEFLLSVLSWANFQIKQGAVGVVITQGTDTLEETATFFDHLWDHDEPLVLTGAMRSAAQTGAEGPANLLDACRVALAENSRRRGVQVVMNGQIHQASVVRKTDSLALQAFSSPIFGPAGMLVEETVRYLRQPAQRRVLPLPKKTTQKIALLQATLSADTLLLENILELGYDGLVISAFGAGHLSKSWADIVEKIAERIPVIIATRTGSGSTAQSSYGFMGSEMDLIRKGASMAGFLCPRKARILLWLLMGCQRQAELARYLKEDIRFQN